One segment of Thermosynechococcus sp. HN-54 DNA contains the following:
- a CDS encoding hemolysin family protein, whose product MSAAALEIVFVLLLIIANGIFAGAEIAVVSARKVRLEQLAKRGKRKARAALKLANSPNNFLSAVQIGITLIGILSGAVGGATLAQRLQAALMPVPWLGQYSQPLSIGIVVTGLTYLSLVIGELVPKRIAMTYPEAIACNIAKPMTWLTQLAAPIVHLLSVSTDAILQLFGIVTTAEQTVTEDEIKVLIEQGAQAGLFEVAEQDMVARIFNLGDRPIQSIMTPRTDIVWLDIESSIEEIEAEILASSHSRFPVAEETIDHCLGIISAKDFLAARLTQQTIDLRQLLQPALFVPEGLPALDVLELFRQSSQHIALITDEYGGIEGLVTLNDLTEAIIGTLRHEEGEEPQIIQREDGSWLLDGLLSTYELKELLRRETLPEEDTANYHTLGGLIITLFGRIPQSGDYIETDGLRFEVVDMDGNRVDKVLVTELVADDALADEINAKEKD is encoded by the coding sequence ATGTCTGCCGCTGCCCTAGAAATTGTATTTGTGCTGCTGCTCATCATCGCCAATGGCATTTTTGCTGGTGCTGAAATTGCAGTAGTCTCTGCCCGCAAAGTCCGCCTCGAACAACTGGCAAAACGGGGTAAACGCAAAGCGAGGGCAGCACTAAAATTGGCCAACTCCCCCAATAATTTTCTCTCTGCCGTCCAGATTGGTATTACCCTGATTGGCATTCTTAGCGGTGCCGTGGGGGGTGCGACCTTGGCTCAGCGGTTACAGGCTGCCCTGATGCCGGTGCCTTGGTTGGGGCAATACAGCCAGCCCCTTAGTATTGGCATTGTGGTGACGGGACTTACCTATCTTTCCTTGGTGATTGGCGAGCTGGTACCGAAGCGCATTGCCATGACGTACCCAGAGGCGATCGCCTGCAACATTGCCAAGCCCATGACATGGCTCACCCAACTGGCAGCTCCAATTGTGCATTTATTGAGTGTCTCTACAGATGCCATTCTGCAACTATTCGGAATCGTCACCACCGCAGAACAAACCGTCACTGAGGATGAAATCAAGGTTCTCATTGAACAGGGGGCACAGGCGGGTCTCTTTGAGGTGGCAGAGCAGGATATGGTGGCGCGGATTTTCAACTTGGGCGATCGCCCAATTCAGTCCATCATGACCCCCCGCACCGATATTGTCTGGTTGGATATTGAGTCCTCGATCGAGGAAATTGAAGCCGAAATTCTGGCCAGCTCCCATTCGCGGTTTCCGGTTGCCGAAGAAACCATTGATCACTGCTTGGGGATTATCTCAGCCAAGGATTTTTTAGCCGCCCGCCTGACCCAGCAAACCATTGACCTGCGGCAACTGTTGCAACCAGCGCTGTTTGTTCCCGAAGGCCTACCCGCTCTCGATGTCCTTGAACTCTTTCGCCAGTCAAGCCAACACATTGCCCTGATTACCGATGAATACGGGGGGATTGAAGGGCTAGTGACCCTCAATGATCTCACGGAGGCGATTATTGGCACCCTGCGCCATGAGGAAGGTGAGGAACCGCAAATTATTCAGCGGGAAGATGGCTCGTGGCTGTTGGATGGGCTGCTCTCGACCTATGAACTCAAGGAATTGCTGCGACGGGAAACCTTGCCCGAGGAGGACACCGCCAACTACCACACCCTAGGAGGGCTGATCATTACCCTCTTTGGTCGCATTCCCCAATCCGGGGATTACATTGAAACCGATGGCCTGCGCTTTGAAGTGGTGGATATGGATGGCAACCGTGTGGATAAGGTGTTGGTGACTGAATTAGTGGCTGATGATGCCCTAGCCGATGAGATCAACGCCAAGGAAAAGGATTAA
- a CDS encoding TrkA family potassium uptake protein: MQERLQRSLTLGAIAILVLLIGAFLWSEEALQSPRQAWETLSNALITLVGEYPDRPRTLPGQVLQLLLLLFGTFAFGALIGKFSSYFVTQALAQTLPMKSFSNHIIVCNWNAKAPLVLRQLIEANRHHPRDIVLLCAEPIELDPEFQERADVFVVQGDPTHHGTLERLNAPKAKAIILLADADMEAPDEKNALIALAVKHLEKTPGQEQDIHVVAELVNSDRQRHLKEAGVDEVISSQDYSSGIIAQSALFRQMSEVYRQLLTYSDHTNEFYFIEPGHYPVTLYGLSFPALSTWVSEYSSQHPDNPLLLVGIRRQNQQVLLNPRPTDFQSLDPTDTLIVMAYHPVYDLRG, from the coding sequence ATGCAAGAACGGCTTCAGCGCTCCCTTACCCTTGGGGCGATCGCGATTCTGGTGCTGTTGATTGGGGCTTTTCTCTGGAGTGAAGAGGCACTCCAATCCCCACGTCAAGCTTGGGAGACTTTGAGTAATGCACTGATCACGTTGGTAGGGGAGTATCCCGATCGCCCACGAACCCTGCCGGGGCAAGTCCTGCAACTGCTACTGCTCCTCTTTGGCACCTTTGCCTTTGGTGCCCTGATTGGCAAGTTTTCCTCCTACTTTGTCACCCAAGCCCTTGCCCAAACGCTGCCCATGAAATCTTTTAGCAACCACATTATTGTCTGCAACTGGAATGCCAAGGCTCCCCTTGTGCTGCGGCAACTCATTGAGGCGAACCGTCACCATCCCCGCGATATTGTCCTGTTGTGTGCGGAACCCATTGAACTCGACCCCGAATTCCAAGAGCGCGCTGATGTTTTTGTGGTGCAGGGGGATCCCACCCACCACGGTACCCTCGAACGCCTCAACGCCCCCAAGGCCAAGGCCATTATTCTCCTTGCCGATGCCGACATGGAAGCTCCCGATGAAAAAAATGCCCTCATTGCCCTTGCGGTGAAGCACCTAGAGAAAACCCCCGGTCAAGAGCAGGATATTCATGTGGTGGCCGAATTGGTGAATAGCGATCGCCAGCGTCACCTCAAAGAAGCAGGGGTGGATGAAGTGATTTCCAGTCAGGACTATAGTTCTGGCATCATTGCCCAAAGTGCCCTCTTTCGCCAGATGTCCGAGGTCTATCGCCAACTGCTGACGTACTCCGATCACACCAATGAGTTTTACTTCATTGAGCCGGGGCACTATCCAGTCACCCTCTACGGCCTCTCCTTTCCTGCTCTCAGTACTTGGGTGAGTGAGTACAGCAGCCAGCATCCAGACAATCCACTGCTCCTTGTGGGGATTCGCCGCCAAAATCAACAGGTGTTACTCAACCCTCGTCCCACGGACTTTCAGTCCCTTGACCCCACTGACACATTAATTGTGATGGCCTATCACCCCGTTTACGACTTGCGCGGATAA
- a CDS encoding 5-formyltetrahydrofolate cyclo-ligase has product MSDKVKLRQHYLEWRQHLSDREWQDRSQRICQHLLDHPQFQQATTVLTYVPHRREPDLRFLWSLPKHWGLPRVVGQDLRWHSFNGKEDALQQGRYGIWQPPPEAPPIDPACVDLCLVPAVVCDRQGYRLGYGAGFFDRLFAQPDWQHVCRWGIVFESAVLAELPRDPWDQPLQAICTESGILEIS; this is encoded by the coding sequence ATGAGCGATAAAGTCAAACTGCGACAACACTACCTTGAATGGCGGCAGCACTTGAGCGATCGCGAGTGGCAAGATCGCAGTCAGCGCATTTGTCAGCACTTGCTCGATCATCCCCAGTTTCAACAGGCAACGACAGTGTTGACCTACGTGCCCCATCGCCGCGAACCGGATTTGCGCTTCCTCTGGTCACTCCCGAAACACTGGGGCCTGCCCCGTGTCGTGGGTCAGGATTTACGGTGGCATTCTTTTAATGGCAAGGAAGACGCTCTCCAGCAAGGACGCTATGGCATTTGGCAACCGCCCCCCGAAGCGCCCCCGATTGATCCAGCGTGTGTTGATCTCTGCTTGGTGCCTGCCGTTGTCTGCGATCGCCAAGGGTACCGTCTCGGCTATGGAGCGGGTTTTTTCGATCGCCTGTTTGCCCAGCCTGATTGGCAGCACGTGTGTCGCTGGGGAATTGTCTTTGAGTCAGCGGTTCTAGCAGAATTGCCCCGTGATCCGTGGGATCAGCCGCTGCAAGCTATCTGTACCGAATCAGGCATCTTGGAAATCAGCTAA
- a CDS encoding glycosyltransferase, translated as MTMPPVLTLLLLSVTGLSLVIWLVLLLFWGQFWRMDQRLQGGDLGAWPTVVAVIPARNEAAVIATSVRSLLEQDYAGTLHLILVDDQSNDGTGDIARPTALELGKGDRLTVIEGAPLPPGWSGKLWALSQGIEAARGFDPDYLLLTDADIAHDRQNLWQLVAHARQQQCALVSLMVKLRCQSIWEKLLIPAFVFFFAKLYPFRWVNDPKRATAAAAGGCILIDPVALDKMGGIACIRDALIDDCSLAAAVKQAGYRIWLGLTPTTVSLRAYNSLGSIWQMVARTAYTQLSYSPLLLVGTVIGMTLVYLWAPLALGIGLISQSLPLALMGGLTWGGMAIAYRPTVRFYGLNGVWALTLPMIAFLYTLMTLDSARRHWQGQGGAWKGRVYPRKS; from the coding sequence ATGACTATGCCCCCTGTGTTAACCCTCCTCCTGTTGAGTGTAACGGGTCTTTCCCTCGTCATCTGGCTAGTCCTGCTGCTCTTTTGGGGACAGTTTTGGCGCATGGATCAACGCCTGCAAGGGGGAGACCTTGGTGCTTGGCCAACCGTTGTTGCTGTTATTCCCGCACGCAATGAGGCGGCAGTGATTGCCACCAGTGTGCGATCGCTCCTCGAACAGGACTACGCAGGCACCCTACACCTGATTTTGGTGGACGATCAAAGTAACGATGGCACAGGGGACATTGCTCGCCCAACGGCTCTGGAACTGGGCAAGGGCGATCGCCTGACGGTCATCGAGGGCGCACCGCTCCCCCCCGGCTGGTCCGGTAAGCTTTGGGCACTGTCCCAAGGCATTGAGGCCGCCCGTGGTTTTGATCCCGATTACTTGCTGCTCACGGATGCTGATATTGCCCACGATCGCCAAAATTTGTGGCAATTAGTCGCCCATGCCCGGCAGCAACAGTGTGCCCTTGTCTCGCTGATGGTGAAACTGCGCTGCCAAAGTATCTGGGAAAAGTTGCTCATTCCCGCTTTTGTCTTTTTCTTTGCCAAGCTCTATCCCTTCCGCTGGGTCAACGATCCCAAGCGGGCAACAGCAGCAGCAGCGGGGGGCTGTATTCTGATTGATCCCGTGGCGCTGGACAAGATGGGTGGCATTGCCTGTATTCGTGATGCCCTGATTGATGATTGTTCGTTGGCAGCAGCGGTGAAGCAGGCTGGCTACCGCATTTGGCTGGGGCTAACACCGACCACCGTGAGTTTGCGTGCCTACAACAGTCTGGGCAGTATTTGGCAAATGGTGGCTCGCACCGCCTATACGCAGTTGTCCTATTCACCACTCTTGCTCGTGGGAACTGTAATTGGCATGACACTGGTGTATTTGTGGGCGCCCCTTGCCCTTGGTATCGGTCTGATCAGTCAATCGCTGCCCTTAGCCCTCATGGGGGGACTCACTTGGGGGGGCATGGCGATCGCCTACAGGCCAACCGTTCGTTTCTATGGCCTCAATGGGGTCTGGGCGCTGACACTGCCCATGATTGCCTTTCTCTATACGCTGATGACACTGGATTCGGCGCGTCGCCACTGGCAGGGACAGGGGGGCGCTTGGAAAGGACGGGTTTATCCGCGCAAGTCGTAA
- a CDS encoding MoaD/ThiS family protein: protein MAVTVLIPTPLQKLTRDQATVECQAQSIAELLEKLEQDCPGIKGRLCDESGQLRRFVNFYVNNEDIRFLNGIETPLKDGDEVSIIPAIAGG, encoded by the coding sequence ATGGCTGTTACTGTTTTGATTCCGACTCCCTTGCAAAAGCTCACCCGCGATCAAGCGACGGTGGAGTGCCAAGCCCAATCGATCGCTGAGCTTCTTGAAAAGCTAGAGCAGGACTGCCCCGGCATTAAAGGGCGCCTCTGTGATGAAAGTGGCCAATTGCGGCGATTCGTCAATTTCTACGTCAACAATGAGGATATTCGCTTCCTCAATGGCATTGAAACGCCCCTCAAGGATGGCGACGAAGTCAGCATCATTCCCGCGATCGCTGGCGGCTAA
- the rsgA gene encoding small ribosomal subunit biogenesis GTPase RsgA has protein sequence MSDLVGLVRAVQANYYRVGLREAAKGVEELLCVRRARLKKMGQQVCVGDWVVVSHPDWQGHRGAIAEILPRRNQLQRPAIANVDQVFLLCALADPPADVHQITRFLLTAEGLDVEIHVVFTKADLVSKAEQELWRDRLHQWGYCCAVLSLTQGTDWQCLRPHLANKITVVCGPSGVGKSSLIRHLTPREDIRVGAVSDHWHRGRHTTRHVELFPLPEGGWIADTPGFNQPELPQDPQQLAAAFPEIRQRLSKDRCLFDNCRHDQEPGCCVRGAWERYPLYVEYLHELETMASSGLASEHAPPLKAKTDRQGRQRFEPLLDPKKYRRRSRRQQHQHLNPMAEEVLDSEL, from the coding sequence ATGAGTGACCTGGTGGGCTTGGTGCGGGCAGTTCAGGCCAATTACTATCGTGTCGGCCTGCGGGAAGCGGCCAAGGGGGTTGAGGAACTCCTGTGTGTGCGCCGCGCTCGCCTCAAGAAAATGGGGCAACAGGTGTGTGTGGGGGATTGGGTGGTGGTGAGCCATCCCGACTGGCAGGGACACCGGGGGGCGATCGCTGAGATTTTGCCCCGCCGCAATCAATTGCAACGGCCGGCGATCGCCAATGTGGATCAGGTGTTCCTGCTCTGTGCCTTGGCCGACCCCCCTGCCGATGTGCATCAGATCACCCGCTTCCTGTTGACCGCAGAGGGATTGGATGTCGAGATTCACGTGGTTTTCACAAAAGCTGATTTAGTCTCTAAAGCAGAACAGGAGCTGTGGCGCGATCGCCTGCACCAGTGGGGCTATTGTTGTGCTGTTCTCAGCCTCACCCAAGGGACAGACTGGCAATGTCTGCGTCCCCATCTCGCCAATAAAATTACTGTCGTCTGTGGCCCGTCAGGCGTGGGCAAAAGTAGCTTGATCCGCCACCTTACACCTCGGGAAGATATTCGCGTCGGCGCAGTCTCCGATCACTGGCACCGCGGGCGACACACCACTCGCCATGTGGAACTCTTTCCCCTACCCGAGGGGGGGTGGATTGCCGATACACCGGGCTTTAACCAGCCGGAACTGCCCCAAGACCCCCAGCAATTGGCAGCAGCCTTTCCGGAGATTCGCCAACGGCTGAGCAAGGATCGATGCCTCTTTGATAACTGTCGCCACGATCAGGAACCGGGCTGCTGTGTCCGCGGTGCTTGGGAGCGCTACCCCCTCTACGTTGAGTATTTACATGAGCTAGAAACGATGGCCAGTTCCGGGCTAGCTTCTGAGCATGCGCCCCCCCTGAAAGCTAAAACTGATCGCCAAGGTCGCCAACGATTTGAACCGCTCTTGGATCCGAAAAAATATCGCCGTCGATCGCGACGACAGCAGCATCAGCACCTCAATCCTATGGCTGAAGAAGTCCTTGATAGCGAACTGTGA
- a CDS encoding DUF3488 and DUF4129 domain-containing transglutaminase family protein — protein sequence MFQSWLQPIANSPMLAPAKDVEDSLLLRLGVLGMVIVGLVATDVAADTANSLWAVPLSIAGFGWSWWARRQRNVVAKLAIAIGMLTALAVFLGRLATLNQDSRILLTELLIQLQVLHSFDLPRRKDLGYSMVIALILISVAATLSQTMTFGLFLVIFLAIALPVLVLDYRSRLGLLSTTLKSLRLPWRQWVGLFALILGLGMMVFVLLPRFPGYQIRTLPVSAEIQVEGEFDQTRVINPGYVSGRGGGGVGEELANQTFDTNFYYGFGSEIDQTIGGIMTPQELMRVRSQAPGFWRVLAFDKYTGRGWRISRNDEAEVLRRSPWSFRYLLPQQLSQMPTREVIQTYTIVSEFSNLIPHLYAPRELYFPTREIARDPDGGLRAPVPLPEGLTYSVISQVPVRDRSLLRRAPKLNYTLGYQPYLEVPSDLKPRLQALAQDLLAKADRSIPEPYEQALYLTQALKQSYALKTDIPELGKDQDLVEAFLFEWRGGYPDHFSSALTLLLRSIGIPSRLVTGLGTGEFNPFTGLYVVRNTDAYALTEAYFPNLGWFLFDPIPGHDLYPATLEVDQTFSVLQQFWQWVTGWLPTPVTGFFGMIFATLETALQKFFDLFSQGLGGIVQGILILFGGVIVVWALWSALHMWRYRQRLQKLPPIARLYVQMLDGLAQQGLPKRPNQTPWEYARSLQTCGRLDAMSQRAIETLTQAYVAWRYGGEQPPLPPLKRALNQLRQQRWRSLQRTVATLRRR from the coding sequence ATGTTTCAGTCTTGGTTGCAACCCATTGCCAATTCTCCAATGCTGGCTCCCGCCAAGGATGTTGAGGATTCCCTGCTGCTGCGCCTAGGGGTCTTGGGCATGGTGATTGTTGGCTTGGTGGCAACCGATGTGGCAGCGGATACTGCCAATAGTCTCTGGGCGGTTCCCCTCTCCATTGCGGGCTTTGGTTGGAGTTGGTGGGCACGGCGGCAAAGAAATGTTGTGGCAAAGCTAGCGATCGCCATTGGGATGTTGACGGCATTAGCGGTCTTTTTGGGGCGATTGGCCACGCTCAACCAAGATTCACGGATTTTGCTGACGGAACTCTTGATTCAACTGCAAGTGCTCCACAGTTTTGACTTGCCCCGCCGCAAGGATTTGGGCTACTCAATGGTCATTGCCCTGATTTTAATTAGTGTGGCAGCCACCCTCAGCCAAACGATGACCTTTGGGCTGTTTCTGGTGATCTTTCTAGCGATCGCCCTACCCGTACTCGTCCTCGACTACCGCTCGCGCCTTGGCTTGCTCTCCACCACACTGAAATCCCTGCGTTTGCCTTGGCGACAATGGGTTGGCCTCTTTGCCCTGATTCTCGGCTTGGGGATGATGGTCTTTGTGCTGCTGCCGCGCTTCCCCGGCTATCAGATTCGCACCCTGCCCGTTAGTGCCGAAATTCAAGTGGAAGGGGAGTTTGACCAAACCCGTGTGATCAATCCGGGCTATGTCAGTGGCCGCGGTGGTGGCGGAGTCGGCGAAGAATTGGCCAATCAAACCTTTGATACCAACTTTTACTATGGCTTTGGCTCGGAGATTGATCAGACCATCGGGGGCATTATGACCCCCCAAGAGTTAATGCGGGTGCGATCGCAAGCCCCCGGCTTTTGGCGAGTCCTTGCCTTTGACAAATATACGGGGCGGGGTTGGCGCATTAGTCGCAACGATGAGGCCGAAGTGCTGCGGCGTTCCCCGTGGAGTTTTCGCTATCTGCTGCCGCAACAACTCTCCCAAATGCCAACGCGGGAAGTGATTCAAACGTACACGATTGTTTCTGAATTTAGTAACCTCATTCCCCATCTCTACGCACCCCGTGAACTCTACTTCCCAACCCGTGAAATTGCCCGCGATCCCGATGGTGGCCTGCGTGCGCCAGTGCCCTTGCCCGAGGGGCTGACCTATTCCGTGATTTCCCAAGTACCCGTGCGCGATCGCTCCCTGTTGCGCAGAGCGCCAAAATTAAATTACACCTTGGGGTATCAGCCTTACCTTGAAGTGCCCTCTGACTTGAAACCCCGCCTGCAAGCGCTGGCTCAAGACCTCCTTGCCAAGGCCGATCGCTCGATTCCCGAACCCTACGAGCAAGCCCTCTACCTCACCCAAGCCCTGAAGCAGTCCTATGCCCTGAAAACGGATATTCCCGAACTAGGCAAAGATCAAGACTTGGTCGAAGCCTTTCTCTTTGAGTGGCGCGGCGGCTATCCCGATCACTTTTCCAGTGCTTTGACGCTGCTACTGCGCAGTATTGGTATTCCCAGCCGTTTAGTTACGGGTTTAGGTACGGGAGAGTTTAACCCCTTTACGGGCTTGTACGTGGTTCGCAATACCGATGCCTATGCCCTGACGGAAGCCTACTTTCCCAATTTGGGCTGGTTTCTCTTTGATCCGATTCCGGGGCACGATCTCTATCCAGCCACCCTAGAGGTGGATCAGACCTTTAGCGTCCTCCAGCAGTTTTGGCAGTGGGTGACGGGATGGTTACCAACACCAGTGACGGGATTTTTTGGCATGATCTTTGCCACCCTCGAAACCGCTTTGCAAAAATTCTTTGATCTATTTAGCCAAGGGCTAGGGGGAATTGTCCAAGGAATTCTCATCCTGTTTGGCGGCGTTATTGTTGTTTGGGCACTGTGGTCTGCTCTCCATATGTGGCGATATCGTCAACGCTTGCAAAAACTGCCCCCCATTGCCCGCCTCTATGTGCAAATGCTGGATGGCCTAGCCCAGCAGGGGCTGCCCAAGCGTCCCAATCAAACCCCTTGGGAATATGCGCGATCGCTGCAAACCTGTGGCCGCTTAGATGCAATGAGTCAACGTGCCATTGAAACCCTGACGCAGGCCTATGTGGCTTGGCGCTATGGCGGGGAGCAGCCCCCCTTACCCCCCTTAAAACGAGCCTTGAACCAACTGCGACAACAACGCTGGCGATCGCTCCAACGCACTGTGGCAACTCTGCGCCGTCGTTAA
- the thrC gene encoding threonine synthase, with amino-acid sequence MTATLTSTTETAYFTHLKCKECGAEYEPQAIHVCEYCFGPLEVKYDLSQLAAAVTRSMIEAGPKSIWRYRPFLPVMSANPIDVGTGMTPLIKAQRLARRLGLKHLYIKNDAVNMPTLSFKDRVVSVALTRARELGFTTVSCASTGNLANSTAAIAAHAGLDCCVFIPADLEAGKVLGTLIYGPTVMAVEGNYDQVNRLCSEVANTHGWGFVNINLRPYYSEGSKTLGYEVIEQLGWQLPDHIVAPLASGSLFTKIYKGFREFVEVGLVADKPVRCSGAQAVGCSPIAQAYAEGRDFVAPVKPNTIAKSIAIGNPADGVYALDIARKTNGAIAAATDEEIVAGIKLLAETEGIFTETAGGTTIAVLKKLVESGTIDPEEVTVVYITGNGLKTQEAVQNDIGQPLTIEPKLASFERALERSRTLERLDWQPVLV; translated from the coding sequence ATGACCGCAACGTTGACCTCCACCACCGAAACCGCCTACTTTACCCACCTCAAATGCAAAGAGTGTGGCGCAGAGTACGAACCTCAAGCCATTCATGTCTGCGAATACTGTTTTGGTCCCCTAGAGGTGAAGTACGATTTGAGCCAGTTAGCAGCAGCGGTAACCCGCAGCATGATTGAGGCCGGTCCCAAGTCTATTTGGCGCTACCGTCCCTTTTTGCCAGTAATGTCGGCGAATCCCATTGATGTGGGCACGGGGATGACCCCCCTTATCAAAGCCCAGCGGCTGGCTCGGCGACTTGGACTGAAGCATCTGTACATCAAAAACGATGCGGTGAATATGCCCACCCTTAGCTTTAAGGATCGGGTGGTCTCGGTGGCGTTGACGCGGGCGCGGGAATTGGGTTTTACGACGGTCTCCTGTGCCAGTACCGGCAATTTGGCGAATTCCACGGCGGCGATCGCCGCCCACGCAGGACTAGACTGCTGTGTCTTCATTCCAGCGGATCTAGAGGCGGGCAAGGTCTTGGGCACGCTCATCTATGGGCCAACGGTGATGGCCGTTGAGGGCAACTATGACCAAGTGAATCGCCTGTGCTCGGAAGTGGCGAATACCCACGGGTGGGGGTTTGTCAATATCAATTTGCGCCCCTACTATTCGGAAGGGTCAAAGACGCTAGGTTATGAGGTGATTGAACAGTTGGGCTGGCAGCTTCCTGACCACATTGTGGCTCCCTTGGCTTCTGGCTCTTTGTTCACGAAAATTTACAAAGGCTTCCGTGAATTCGTTGAAGTGGGTCTAGTGGCTGACAAGCCCGTGCGCTGTAGTGGTGCCCAAGCGGTGGGCTGCTCCCCGATTGCCCAGGCCTATGCCGAGGGGCGCGATTTTGTGGCACCGGTGAAGCCCAACACCATTGCTAAGTCCATTGCCATTGGTAACCCCGCCGATGGCGTCTATGCCCTTGACATTGCCCGCAAAACCAATGGGGCGATCGCTGCGGCCACCGATGAAGAAATTGTGGCAGGCATTAAGCTGCTGGCGGAAACGGAAGGTATTTTCACGGAAACCGCTGGCGGTACCACAATTGCCGTTCTCAAAAAGTTGGTGGAATCGGGCACGATTGACCCTGAGGAGGTGACGGTGGTCTATATCACGGGCAATGGCCTGAAAACCCAGGAGGCGGTGCAAAACGACATTGGTCAACCCCTGACGATTGAACCCAAGTTGGCCAGCTTTGAGCGTGCCTTAGAGCGATCGCGCACCCTCGAACGGTTGGATTGGCAACCGGTATTGGTCTAG
- a CDS encoding CoB--CoM heterodisulfide reductase iron-sulfur subunit B family protein, with translation MSALRYAYYPGCVAQGACRELDLSTRAIAPLLNIELVELKEASCCGSGTFKENSWLLEDTVNARNIALAEQLALPLLTHCSTCQGVIGHVDERLKTFQRDRPEYVAEINQVLTAQGCAPYQGTTEVKHLLWAIVGDVGIDELRDRVRRPLTGLRCAAFYGCYLLRAQERLPFDHPIHPTSMEQVFEAVGATSVEYEGRTQCCGWPISSYATAASFAMAAQRLQSAIASGADCIVTPCPLCHLNLDARQPEIAQQVGVALNLPILHLPQLVGLALGLSPEELGLRKHVVSTQPVLAKLGL, from the coding sequence ATGTCCGCTTTACGCTATGCCTACTACCCCGGCTGTGTGGCTCAAGGTGCCTGTCGGGAATTAGACCTCTCAACGCGGGCGATCGCCCCCCTGTTGAATATCGAGCTGGTGGAACTGAAGGAGGCCAGTTGTTGTGGCTCAGGCACGTTTAAGGAAAATTCGTGGCTGCTGGAAGATACCGTGAATGCCCGCAACATTGCCCTTGCAGAACAGTTGGCCTTGCCCCTGTTGACCCACTGCAGCACCTGTCAGGGAGTGATTGGCCATGTGGATGAACGCCTCAAGACTTTTCAGCGCGATCGCCCGGAGTATGTGGCAGAAATTAATCAAGTGTTGACGGCTCAAGGCTGCGCTCCCTACCAAGGCACCACAGAAGTGAAGCATTTGCTCTGGGCGATTGTCGGGGATGTGGGCATTGACGAGTTGCGCGATCGCGTCCGTCGTCCCCTCACAGGACTTCGCTGCGCGGCCTTTTATGGCTGCTATCTTCTGCGTGCTCAAGAGAGGCTTCCCTTTGATCACCCGATTCACCCCACCTCAATGGAACAGGTCTTTGAGGCAGTTGGGGCCACCTCTGTAGAGTATGAGGGACGCACCCAGTGCTGTGGTTGGCCAATTTCCAGCTATGCAACAGCGGCCAGTTTTGCCATGGCGGCGCAACGACTCCAGAGCGCGATCGCCAGCGGTGCGGATTGCATTGTGACCCCCTGTCCCCTGTGTCACCTGAATCTGGATGCTCGCCAACCCGAGATTGCGCAGCAGGTGGGAGTTGCCCTCAATCTGCCGATTCTCCATTTGCCGCAACTGGTGGGACTTGCCCTTGGCCTGAGTCCGGAGGAACTGGGTTTGAGAAAACACGTGGTCTCGACGCAGCCAGTGTTAGCAAAACTAGGACTTTAG
- the ureA gene encoding urease subunit gamma — MQLSPQEKDKLLIFTAALVAERRKARGLKLNYPEAVAYISAAILEGAREGRTVADLMHYGTTLLSRDDVMEGVPEMLTEVQVEATFPDGTKLVTVHTPIR; from the coding sequence ATGCAACTGTCCCCCCAAGAAAAAGACAAGCTCCTGATTTTTACTGCCGCTCTTGTGGCCGAACGTCGTAAAGCACGGGGTCTCAAGCTCAATTATCCCGAAGCAGTGGCCTATATTTCTGCGGCTATTTTGGAAGGAGCACGGGAGGGGCGCACGGTTGCTGATTTGATGCACTATGGCACCACGCTACTCAGCCGTGACGATGTCATGGAGGGCGTACCCGAAATGCTGACAGAGGTGCAAGTTGAGGCTACGTTTCCCGACGGTACGAAGCTGGTGACCGTACATACACCCATTCGTTGA